A window of the Pecten maximus chromosome 19, xPecMax1.1, whole genome shotgun sequence genome harbors these coding sequences:
- the LOC117317485 gene encoding uncharacterized protein LOC117317485, which translates to MTQGRNINNESGRDNYYNSGRDNNYDSGRDNYYDSGRDNFYISGRDNYYDSGRDNNYDSGRDNILSTLGGTTTTTRGRNINYESVRDKNYDSGRDNILSTLGETTTSRLGEGELLQLGEGQELGLWGGTTTMTRGGMRTMTRGGTTTG; encoded by the coding sequence ATGACTCAGGGGAGGAACATTAACAATGAATCGGGGAGGGACAACTACTACAACTCGGGGAGGGACAACAACTATGACTCGGGGAGGGACAACTACTACGACTCGGGGAGGGACAACTTCTACATCTCGGGAAGGGACAACTACTACGACTCGGGGAGGGACAACAACTATGACTCAGGGAGGGACAACATCTTGTCGACTCTGGGAGGGACAACTACTACAACACGGGGGAGGAACATTAACTATGAATCGGTGAGGGACAAGAACTATGACTCAGGTAGGGACAACATCTTGTCGACTCTGGGAGAGACAACCACTAGTCGACTTGGGGAGGGAGAACTACTACAACTCGGTGAGGGACAAGAACTAGGACTCTGGGGAGGGACAACAACTATGACTCGGGGAGGGATGAGAACTATGACTCGGGGAGGGACAACAACTGGTTGA